In a single window of the uncultured Dysgonomonas sp. genome:
- a CDS encoding carbohydrate-binding protein, translating into MRKKKIPLISRMFMFLLIILLSSCEERSFPVSPIDDPYPYIPPSDVGMLTTESGDGSIKLIWSDPPEDNVSDIEITNLNDNTSKVVSKGDKAVEFTGLENFEKYSFEVKAKNSESLYSVGVVISAYPFKQDNVAPGNVKDVISFKGTTIKDAILTFALSGDVDYSHAVAYINGSNEGVASALRGKVIRLRTEDEAGIQSVLIKSFDFSGNESAGITVLPSDIPLANVAGGDEETSVRVKWTLHPSVDFVEGYRVAWGDNFANTRTLEKTATDYSFPLDELQSNTQVNVSMLDENNAVLSTYPLIIDGKSIPGTVRADAAIAYNGLQIRGDGGFGNVDNNSWAEYELNVKEDGEYRFSPYTGGPSATKVTIFIDGTETAIVNTTPSGNWDGFIKQTPSTSFHLTAGKHRVKMVFGDGQNILKYYFSQE; encoded by the coding sequence ATGAGAAAAAAGAAGATTCCTTTGATTTCGAGAATGTTTATGTTCTTGCTCATAATTCTATTGAGTTCATGTGAAGAACGTTCTTTTCCTGTATCTCCTATCGATGACCCTTATCCGTACATACCGCCAAGTGACGTAGGTATGTTAACGACAGAGTCCGGAGATGGTAGCATAAAACTAATATGGAGTGACCCGCCTGAAGATAATGTGTCGGATATAGAAATTACAAATCTGAATGACAATACATCCAAAGTGGTCTCTAAAGGGGATAAAGCTGTTGAATTTACCGGACTGGAGAACTTCGAAAAGTATTCATTCGAAGTTAAGGCTAAAAACTCAGAAAGCCTGTATTCAGTAGGAGTGGTTATATCTGCTTATCCGTTTAAACAGGACAATGTAGCACCCGGCAATGTAAAGGATGTTATTAGCTTTAAGGGAACAACCATAAAGGATGCTATACTTACATTTGCCCTTTCCGGAGACGTGGACTACTCTCATGCTGTCGCATACATTAATGGAAGTAATGAAGGTGTTGCTTCGGCGCTTCGCGGCAAGGTTATCAGGTTGAGAACTGAGGACGAAGCAGGCATCCAATCTGTTTTAATTAAGTCTTTCGACTTTTCAGGCAATGAATCTGCAGGTATCACAGTATTACCATCCGATATCCCGTTGGCGAATGTTGCCGGAGGTGATGAAGAGACTTCGGTAAGAGTTAAATGGACTCTGCATCCTAGTGTAGACTTTGTAGAAGGATATCGTGTTGCATGGGGCGACAATTTTGCAAACACCAGAACTTTAGAAAAGACCGCGACAGATTATTCTTTCCCGTTGGATGAACTGCAAAGCAACACTCAGGTGAATGTGTCTATGCTCGATGAAAATAATGCTGTATTAAGCACATATCCTCTTATTATAGACGGAAAGAGTATTCCTGGCACAGTAAGAGCGGATGCCGCAATTGCCTATAATGGATTGCAGATACGTGGCGATGGAGGCTTTGGTAATGTAGATAATAATTCGTGGGCAGAATATGAATTGAACGTAAAAGAAGACGGAGAATATCGCTTTAGTCCATATACGGGAGGGCCATCAGCGACTAAGGTGACAATATTTATAGACGGAACGGAAACTGCGATTGTAAATACTACACCTTCCGGAAATTGGGACGGTTTCATCAAGCAAACCCCATCTACGAGCTTCCATCTGACGGCCGGTAAGCATAGAGTGAAAATGGTATTCGGAGATGGTCAGAATATTCTTAAATATTACTTCAGTCAGGAATAA
- a CDS encoding sugar-binding domain-containing protein, translating to MKKNYLKFIAAILLCMICTNKGLAQSRIDYKFPFNPVKGLVNDEERPYRQELCLNGKWDFMPVYNAKAADFRIPTVFKKEDVPIKIPSPWNVNNFTDGQGGDFITYPSYPKKWEKAQIGWMKKSISIPTDWNGKQIILHFEGVMGKSEVYVNGQKVADNFELFLPFEADITPYIKIGQENEIMVGVAKGSLFDEPGKYGRRTYVGGSMWGIEMAGIWQDVYLFAYNPVYIQDIFIQPDVQNKNLKIELEINNTSAQKKTISLNTEIKKWYNLAGRSINESPEEKSELATKASLTFPEEKKMTLPANTVTKITIQKTVSSELDYWTPDSPNLYGAVVSLKENNKTIDIKQDRFGWRQFTISGDRLLLNGTTISLRGDSWHFMGVPQMSRRYAWAWFSMLKDANTNAVRFHAQPFPRFYQDVADEMGICVLDETGIWSSDGGPKIDSDNYWESCAEHIRRLIKRDKNHASVFGWSVCNETVPVAMHVFKAPESLIQKQLDEINRWVRITMEADPTRPWISGDGETDRPTILPTTIGHYGGIDGMKKWSSEGKPWGIGEQSMAYYGTPKQASEYNGNRAYESMQGRMEAVAIESYGLIKTQRELNASYSSIFNMAWYALQPLELGLKNTKHPPVSEDGIFFGFEEGAYGMQPERLGPYTTTLNPGYDASLPLYRTWPLFEAVRNANATPMLPYSGKIKDSTDNEKTVNPADAIIVYTSPNSKLKEDLENMGLKILTDGKVTNKSLVIVDGNNLTDNLLSKIQKAIEAGAKIFVMGINRQSIDFINKFVPYPVTLEDRQATSFLKEGNPLLLQGLNHSDFYFSELIPRGKTAMHYGLSGDFVMKANIILRACNTDWQRWNYQAETSKTGNVFRSEREAKGSDIVIASIESGSAQIIISSLDLSEISMETTSLLTKILTNLGATISNDNIKNMQALSNDARLHRTLLLGPLSKNSQSIDKLLSTDFIDGESSVVPQLNTISDNESWKVATSDNDGVFTLAKPERDRIPVSYMSFWIYSPRSLSNLLAEPDMPSMDMYVGLEGGITVYLNNQQIASMEITGKEESKISNIMLDKGWNHMIIKLVNPKNDFQIKTNIRFNSADKNFMKQVLSSVVR from the coding sequence ATGAAAAAAAATTATTTAAAGTTTATAGCAGCTATCCTTCTGTGTATGATATGTACAAATAAAGGACTGGCACAATCCCGGATAGACTATAAATTTCCATTTAATCCGGTAAAGGGATTAGTAAATGATGAAGAAAGACCTTATCGCCAGGAATTATGTTTAAACGGGAAATGGGATTTTATGCCCGTTTATAATGCAAAAGCCGCAGATTTCCGAATCCCGACCGTATTCAAGAAAGAGGATGTTCCAATAAAAATACCGTCCCCATGGAATGTAAATAATTTCACTGATGGGCAAGGCGGTGATTTTATAACCTATCCCAGTTATCCTAAAAAATGGGAAAAAGCTCAGATAGGCTGGATGAAGAAAAGCATATCTATACCGACAGACTGGAACGGGAAACAAATAATACTCCATTTTGAAGGAGTAATGGGAAAAAGCGAAGTATATGTGAATGGACAAAAGGTAGCGGATAACTTCGAGCTATTCCTGCCCTTCGAAGCAGATATCACACCATATATCAAAATCGGACAGGAAAATGAAATTATGGTTGGTGTTGCTAAAGGAAGTTTATTTGATGAGCCCGGAAAATACGGACGCCGGACATATGTAGGAGGTTCCATGTGGGGTATAGAAATGGCCGGGATCTGGCAGGATGTATATTTATTTGCATACAATCCTGTATATATACAAGATATTTTTATTCAGCCCGATGTGCAGAACAAGAATTTAAAAATAGAACTTGAAATTAATAATACCTCTGCCCAAAAGAAAACAATAAGCCTGAATACGGAAATAAAAAAATGGTATAATCTTGCCGGCCGTTCAATAAATGAAAGCCCTGAAGAAAAGAGCGAGCTTGCAACAAAAGCATCTCTTACTTTTCCTGAAGAGAAGAAAATGACATTACCCGCAAATACTGTAACTAAAATAACCATACAGAAAACCGTTTCTAGCGAATTAGATTATTGGACACCTGATTCACCAAATCTGTATGGCGCTGTAGTAAGCCTGAAAGAAAATAATAAGACAATCGACATAAAGCAAGACAGATTCGGCTGGCGGCAGTTTACCATATCCGGCGACCGTCTTTTACTGAATGGAACTACTATCTCATTAAGGGGTGACTCATGGCACTTTATGGGTGTACCTCAAATGAGCCGCCGTTATGCATGGGCATGGTTCAGCATGCTGAAAGACGCCAATACCAATGCAGTACGTTTTCATGCCCAACCCTTTCCCCGTTTTTATCAGGATGTTGCCGACGAAATGGGAATATGCGTACTTGATGAAACAGGCATTTGGTCGAGTGACGGCGGCCCTAAAATTGATAGTGACAACTATTGGGAAAGCTGCGCTGAGCATATCCGTCGTCTTATAAAACGGGATAAAAACCATGCTTCGGTATTTGGTTGGAGTGTTTGTAATGAAACTGTACCTGTAGCGATGCACGTATTTAAAGCCCCGGAATCGCTTATTCAGAAGCAACTGGATGAAATAAACAGATGGGTACGGATTACAATGGAAGCAGATCCTACCCGCCCTTGGATTTCCGGTGATGGAGAAACCGACCGTCCAACAATCCTGCCCACAACCATAGGACATTATGGAGGCATAGATGGCATGAAGAAATGGTCGTCGGAAGGTAAACCCTGGGGCATAGGAGAACAAAGTATGGCATATTATGGAACACCCAAGCAAGCTTCTGAGTATAATGGAAACAGAGCATACGAAAGTATGCAGGGACGAATGGAAGCCGTTGCTATTGAGAGTTATGGATTAATAAAAACACAACGAGAGTTGAATGCATCATACAGCTCTATATTCAATATGGCCTGGTACGCTTTGCAACCACTCGAACTGGGACTAAAAAATACAAAACATCCACCTGTATCCGAAGATGGAATTTTCTTTGGATTCGAAGAAGGAGCATATGGTATGCAGCCTGAAAGGTTGGGGCCATATACAACAACACTGAATCCGGGGTACGACGCCTCACTACCACTATACCGTACATGGCCATTATTCGAAGCTGTACGGAATGCAAACGCTACACCTATGCTTCCATATAGTGGAAAGATAAAAGACAGTACTGATAATGAAAAGACAGTAAATCCGGCAGATGCAATCATAGTATACACCTCTCCAAATTCTAAACTAAAAGAAGATTTAGAAAACATGGGGTTAAAAATTCTTACAGACGGGAAAGTGACCAATAAGAGCCTTGTTATAGTCGACGGCAATAATTTAACCGATAACCTGTTGTCTAAAATACAGAAAGCGATCGAAGCCGGAGCAAAAATATTTGTAATGGGTATTAACAGACAATCAATAGACTTTATTAATAAATTTGTGCCATATCCTGTGACTTTAGAAGACAGACAGGCTACATCTTTCCTGAAAGAAGGGAATCCTTTACTTCTGCAAGGATTAAATCATTCCGATTTCTATTTCTCTGAACTGATTCCACGAGGAAAAACAGCTATGCATTATGGTTTGTCGGGTGATTTCGTTATGAAAGCAAACATTATCCTGAGAGCTTGTAATACAGATTGGCAGCGTTGGAATTATCAAGCGGAAACATCTAAGACGGGAAATGTTTTTCGTAGCGAACGCGAAGCTAAAGGTTCTGATATCGTAATTGCTTCTATAGAATCAGGAAGCGCCCAGATTATCATTTCCTCATTAGACCTGAGCGAAATTTCAATGGAAACAACCTCTCTACTGACAAAGATATTGACTAACCTGGGGGCTACCATATCAAATGACAATATAAAGAACATGCAAGCCCTCAGTAATGATGCCCGATTGCACCGTACACTGTTGCTTGGACCTTTAAGTAAAAATTCCCAGAGCATCGACAAGTTGTTATCTACCGATTTTATTGATGGTGAATCGTCTGTTGTGCCGCAACTAAACACCATATCCGATAATGAGAGTTGGAAAGTTGCCACCAGTGATAACGATGGAGTCTTTACTTTAGCCAAACCCGAAAGAGACAGAATACCTGTGTCGTATATGAGTTTCTGGATATATAGTCCCCGTTCTTTAAGCAATCTGCTGGCTGAGCCGGATATGCCAAGTATGGATATGTATGTAGGATTAGAGGGGGGTATTACGGTTTATCTGAATAATCAGCAGATAGCTTCTATGGAAATTACAGGAAAAGAAGAGAGTAAAATCTCCAACATTATGCTTGACAAAGGTTGGAACCATATGATAATAAAACTTGTAAATCCAAAGAATGATTTCCAGATAAAGACAAATATACGCTTCAATTCTGCTGATAAAAACTTTATGAAACAAGTATTATCTTCTGTTGTAAGATAA
- a CDS encoding RagB/SusD family nutrient uptake outer membrane protein, with protein sequence MKFRYLIIAIGFFCTISCSDFLDKQASEDITEMDAYKDLANARKVLNNLYYESTTALYNPVSRRFGYDLATDDGVQGYAPIWPKSYNQGTITADDNPNGDDRDEGTPPSTNFWNNSYKKIRKANIFINKINSVPGDEKIKRRYLAEARFLRAFFYTHLIRNYGGVVKLDYVLEDYQEALNMSRITFKESVDWVVQELNEIAPDIPTSNEILSTEFGRITRGGVYALKARLLLYAASPLFNTSSPVMPEYTDIQYYGNYDKERWLAAANAAQQVIEQGYALYRGVPDENGQYPTNYTELFMSIFWTVNSEYVWGFYPKQDNGFVDASHNRSCGGWNWTNPTLELAESFEMLNGKLPNESESGYEFSNPGKDRDPRFKASIQYPNAEYKTYSFKPWIGGSASHLESQRTGMCRQKWIDGSTYPGDPNNPNSGFIYPYVPYFRFAEILLIHAEALNEYYNSPNDVVYNDINLIRRRVGMPDLPKGLTQAQMRERIMRERRVELAFEDHRFFDLRRWGTAYDKLNGAVHGYDVTKGQNDGFYNKVQIGDKRVFMKKHYLSPISTFDLLLNSNLQQNPGY encoded by the coding sequence ATGAAATTCAGATATTTAATAATAGCAATTGGATTCTTCTGCACAATAAGTTGCAGTGACTTCCTTGACAAGCAAGCCAGTGAGGACATCACGGAAATGGATGCCTATAAGGATTTGGCTAATGCCCGGAAAGTATTGAATAATCTTTACTACGAGTCTACAACAGCCTTGTACAATCCCGTATCGCGCAGATTCGGGTACGATCTGGCCACAGACGACGGAGTGCAGGGATATGCCCCTATATGGCCTAAGTCATATAATCAGGGTACTATCACAGCCGACGATAATCCGAATGGTGACGACCGGGATGAGGGCACTCCTCCATCCACCAACTTTTGGAACAATTCATACAAGAAAATAAGGAAAGCAAATATCTTTATAAATAAGATCAATAGTGTTCCCGGGGATGAAAAGATAAAAAGGCGTTACCTGGCTGAGGCCCGGTTTTTAAGAGCATTCTTCTATACTCATCTGATTCGCAATTATGGTGGTGTTGTAAAATTAGACTATGTATTGGAAGATTATCAGGAAGCCCTGAATATGTCGCGTATTACATTCAAAGAGTCAGTAGACTGGGTAGTACAGGAACTAAATGAGATAGCACCTGATATACCTACATCCAATGAAATTCTTTCCACAGAATTCGGCCGTATAACCAGAGGTGGAGTTTACGCATTAAAAGCTCGCCTGCTACTCTATGCTGCCAGTCCTCTTTTTAATACATCTAGCCCTGTAATGCCGGAATATACAGATATTCAATACTACGGCAATTATGACAAAGAGCGTTGGCTGGCTGCGGCAAATGCAGCACAACAGGTAATAGAGCAAGGTTATGCTCTGTATAGGGGAGTACCAGATGAAAACGGACAGTATCCGACTAATTATACAGAACTGTTTATGAGTATATTCTGGACTGTAAACAGTGAATATGTATGGGGCTTTTATCCGAAGCAGGATAACGGATTTGTTGATGCATCCCATAACCGGAGCTGTGGAGGCTGGAACTGGACTAATCCTACGTTGGAACTGGCCGAAAGTTTTGAAATGCTGAATGGGAAATTACCGAATGAATCGGAAAGTGGCTATGAGTTCAGTAATCCCGGAAAAGACAGGGATCCACGTTTCAAAGCATCTATTCAGTATCCTAATGCCGAATATAAGACTTACAGTTTCAAACCATGGATAGGCGGGAGTGCATCACATCTTGAGAGCCAGCGCACAGGGATGTGCCGTCAGAAATGGATCGATGGCTCTACATATCCGGGCGACCCCAATAATCCGAACAGTGGTTTTATCTATCCGTATGTGCCTTATTTCCGTTTTGCTGAGATCTTGTTGATCCACGCTGAAGCATTAAATGAATATTATAATTCGCCTAACGATGTTGTATATAATGATATAAATCTTATAAGAAGACGCGTAGGCATGCCGGATTTACCCAAAGGTCTGACTCAGGCTCAGATGAGAGAACGTATCATGCGCGAACGCCGTGTCGAATTGGCGTTTGAAGACCATCGCTTCTTCGATTTACGCAGATGGGGCACGGCATATGATAAGCTGAATGGAGCGGTGCATGGCTATGATGTAACCAAAGGTCAGAATGATGGATTCTACAATAAAGTACAAATCGGGGATAAGCGGGTCTTTATGAAAAAGCATTATCTATCGCCTATTTCGACTTTCGACTTATTGTTGAATTCTAATTTACAACAGAATCCCGGTTATTAA
- a CDS encoding TonB-dependent receptor has product MRKTKKKYSRLLMLALMMIPIFIQAQTIDIKGTVVDETGIGLTGATIIVQGKTGGVSADVDGNFTIKAAIGEQLQISFIGYATKVVDIKDNKFLTIAMDPDSKALEEVVVVGYGQQKKASVVGAISVVSTKELKQSPTANVTNALAGKLPGLVTVQTTGEPGADNSDLYIRGISTFTGSQKPLILVDGIERDFKYMSVQEIESISILKDASATAVYGVRGANGVVLVTTKRGQEGKPHVTLNADFGFQSPTRMFDMVNSYEMAVLSNEYHVNNGNNPIFSQEELNAYRYGTDPYHYPNINWADELIKNTAPQQQYNLTISGGNQTAKYFVMVGMLNQRGLYKFENYNADFNTNISYQKYNFRTNADFKISPYLSAKVNLAGVLGMKHQPKESAETVFDRIRVANPNRAPIKNPDGTWSTREKQSFNPVAEILDGGYSDQKETAITATVGMKADFSKILKGLSANIDFSFDFNNTFEQRRTRSNDFFQFNEDGTYTRLYEGSKLGYGWGLNVYETRYNFEPSISYANTFNDIHEVTGLLLYNQSERLIKDDNSLKRLPYRRMGVVGRVTYGFKSKYFAEFNAGYNGSENFAPGNRFGFFPAGSVGYLISQEDFWKSDIVSYLKFRFSCGLVGNDAIGDVDRFLYMSLYKDAEGPQFGYPNSAGTSGLAELRMGNENLTWEKSTKYNFGIDSKFFKDQLSLTVDAFYEYRRDILTSLSTIPTIYGFSSIVTNDGEVSNRGFEVDGMWRGRIGKDFYYNVGGNMSFARNKIEKIPESPQKYDYKYSQGNRIGQPYGRISLGLFQSEEEILRHADQQNPVSPGDIKYLDINGDGIIDDNDQYPIGHPQVPEIFFGGTLGFSWKGFDLAALFQGAANSSYNFLTGQNMPFWNENNTPLAVWMDRWTPENRDAKYPRMAESTNNRHTSSFWQIDNKYLRLKSLEVGYTIPERLTRKVGIDVLRVYANGVNLLTWDNIKVYDPENYVKGSGRAYPMMRVVNFGFNLSF; this is encoded by the coding sequence ATGAGAAAAACAAAGAAAAAATATAGCAGGTTGTTGATGCTTGCCTTGATGATGATACCTATTTTCATACAAGCTCAAACAATAGATATAAAAGGCACGGTTGTAGATGAAACCGGAATTGGACTTACCGGGGCAACAATTATAGTACAAGGCAAAACCGGAGGAGTTTCGGCTGATGTAGACGGGAATTTTACAATAAAAGCTGCAATTGGTGAGCAACTGCAAATCTCTTTCATCGGATATGCAACAAAAGTTGTTGACATTAAGGATAACAAATTTCTTACTATCGCAATGGATCCCGATTCAAAGGCTTTGGAAGAGGTGGTGGTGGTAGGATATGGTCAACAAAAGAAAGCCTCGGTAGTAGGAGCTATATCTGTGGTGTCCACTAAGGAATTGAAGCAAAGTCCGACAGCGAATGTAACAAATGCCCTGGCAGGAAAGTTGCCCGGACTGGTAACGGTGCAAACAACAGGTGAACCGGGCGCGGATAATTCCGACCTCTACATTCGTGGTATCAGTACATTTACAGGAAGTCAAAAACCTCTGATACTTGTTGATGGTATCGAACGAGACTTTAAATATATGAGTGTACAGGAAATAGAGTCGATCTCTATCCTGAAAGATGCGTCAGCCACGGCAGTCTATGGAGTACGTGGAGCGAATGGCGTTGTTCTGGTAACTACAAAACGTGGGCAGGAGGGAAAGCCTCATGTCACGCTGAATGCCGATTTTGGTTTTCAAAGCCCGACACGGATGTTCGATATGGTAAATTCATATGAAATGGCCGTCCTGTCTAATGAATATCATGTCAATAATGGTAATAATCCTATATTCTCTCAGGAAGAATTAAATGCTTACCGTTATGGAACAGATCCGTATCATTATCCGAATATAAACTGGGCTGATGAACTAATAAAAAATACAGCGCCGCAACAACAATACAATCTTACAATATCGGGAGGAAATCAGACTGCGAAATATTTCGTAATGGTGGGTATGTTAAACCAGCGAGGGTTATATAAGTTCGAAAACTATAATGCTGATTTTAATACGAATATCAGCTATCAAAAATATAATTTCCGGACAAATGCTGACTTTAAAATCAGCCCTTACCTATCAGCAAAGGTCAATCTTGCAGGAGTGTTGGGTATGAAGCACCAGCCGAAAGAATCTGCAGAAACAGTGTTCGACAGAATCAGGGTGGCTAACCCGAACAGGGCTCCTATCAAAAACCCTGATGGAACATGGTCTACTCGCGAAAAGCAGAGTTTCAACCCCGTGGCTGAAATCCTGGATGGAGGTTACTCTGATCAGAAAGAAACAGCAATTACTGCAACCGTTGGTATGAAGGCTGATTTCTCAAAGATACTAAAAGGCTTATCTGCAAATATTGATTTTTCGTTCGACTTTAATAATACATTCGAGCAAAGAAGAACCAGGAGCAATGATTTCTTCCAGTTCAATGAAGACGGTACATATACAAGATTGTATGAAGGATCGAAACTTGGTTACGGCTGGGGACTCAATGTTTACGAAACCAGATATAACTTCGAACCATCTATCTCTTATGCAAATACATTTAATGATATTCACGAAGTTACCGGACTATTATTATACAACCAGTCCGAAAGGCTTATAAAAGATGATAATTCGCTCAAGCGGCTGCCATATCGCCGGATGGGGGTTGTCGGGCGTGTTACATATGGTTTTAAAAGTAAATACTTTGCAGAATTTAATGCCGGTTATAATGGGTCGGAAAACTTTGCTCCGGGCAACCGTTTCGGATTCTTCCCGGCTGGTTCCGTAGGATATCTTATATCTCAGGAAGACTTTTGGAAATCTGATATTGTAAGTTATCTCAAATTCCGTTTCTCATGCGGGCTGGTTGGTAATGATGCTATCGGTGATGTAGACCGTTTCTTATATATGAGTTTGTACAAAGATGCAGAAGGTCCTCAGTTCGGTTATCCTAACTCGGCAGGAACATCAGGCTTGGCCGAATTGAGAATGGGAAATGAGAATCTGACATGGGAAAAATCGACTAAATATAACTTTGGTATTGACTCTAAGTTCTTCAAAGATCAGCTTTCACTTACTGTAGATGCTTTTTATGAATACAGACGGGATATATTGACTTCACTAAGTACGATCCCGACCATATATGGCTTCTCCTCTATTGTTACAAATGACGGGGAAGTCAGTAATCGTGGGTTTGAAGTAGATGGTATGTGGCGCGGACGTATCGGAAAAGACTTTTACTATAATGTGGGAGGTAATATGTCGTTTGCCCGCAACAAAATAGAGAAAATACCGGAATCGCCGCAAAAATACGATTATAAGTACTCGCAGGGTAATCGTATCGGACAGCCATATGGACGGATTTCTCTCGGACTGTTCCAGTCGGAAGAAGAGATTTTAAGGCATGCCGACCAACAGAATCCGGTCAGTCCCGGAGATATAAAGTATCTGGATATAAACGGTGATGGTATCATTGACGATAATGACCAGTATCCGATTGGCCATCCGCAGGTACCTGAAATATTTTTTGGAGGAACACTGGGCTTTTCGTGGAAAGGATTCGATCTCGCTGCTTTATTCCAGGGCGCCGCAAATTCGTCTTACAATTTCCTTACAGGGCAGAATATGCCGTTCTGGAACGAAAACAATACACCTCTGGCTGTATGGATGGACAGATGGACACCCGAAAACAGGGATGCAAAATATCCCCGTATGGCAGAAAGCACTAACAACCGCCATACATCGTCTTTCTGGCAAATAGATAATAAGTATTTGCGCCTGAAGAGTTTGGAAGTAGGCTATACGATTCCAGAAAGACTAACCCGAAAAGTGGGAATAGATGTACTCAGGGTATATGCAAATGGAGTGAATCTGCTGACATGGGATAATATAAAGGTTTATGACCCTGAAAACTATGTAAAAGGTAGTGGACGTGCTTATCCGATGATGCGGGTTGTAAATTTTGGATTCAATCTTTCTTTCTAA